In Tamandua tetradactyla isolate mTamTet1 chromosome 7, mTamTet1.pri, whole genome shotgun sequence, the following are encoded in one genomic region:
- the GNB3 gene encoding guanine nucleotide-binding protein G(I)/G(S)/G(T) subunit beta-3, whose product MGEMEQLRQEAEQLKKQIADARKACADITMAELVSGLEVVGRVQMRTRRTLRGHLAKIYAMHWATDSKLLVSASQDGKLIVWDTYTTNKVHAIPLRSSWVMTCAYAPSGNFVACGGLDNMCSIYSLKSREGNVKVSRELSAHTGYLSCCRFLDDNNIVTSSGDTTCALWDIETGQQKTVFVGHTGDCMSLAVAPDFQVFISGACDASAKLWDVREGTCRQTFTGHESDINAICFFPNGEAICTGSDDATCRLFDLRADQELIAYSHESIICGITSVAFSLSGRLLFAGYDDFNCNVWDSLKCERVGILSGHDNRVSCLGVTADGMAVATGSWDSFLKIWN is encoded by the exons ATGGGGGAGATGGAGCAGCTGCGGCAGGAAGCTGAACAGCTCAAGAAACAGATTGCA GATGCCAGGAAAGCCTGTGCTGACATTACCATGGCAGAG CTGGTGTCTGGCCTAGAGGTGGTGGGACGAGTCCAGATGCGGACGCGGCGGACATTAAGGGGGCACCTGGCCAAGATCTATGCCATGCACTGGGCCACTGACTCCAA GCTGCTGGTAAGTGCCTCACAAGATGGCAAGCTGATTGTGTGGGACACCTACACCACCAACAAG GTTCACGCCATCCCACTGCGATCCTCTTGGGTCATGACGTGTGCCTATGCCCCATCGGGGAACTTTGTGGCCTGTGGGGGGCTGGACAACATGTGTTCCATCTACAGCCTCAAATCGAGGGAGGGCAATGTGAAGGTCAGCCGGGAGCTATCTGCTCACACAG GTTATCTCTCCTGCTGCCGCTTCCTGGATGACAACAACATTGTGACCAGCTCAGGGGACACCACATG TGCCCTCTGGGACATTGAGACAGGGCAGCAGAAGACTGTGTTTGTGGGACACACCGGTGACTGCATGAGCTTGGCTGTAGCTCCCGACTTCCAAGTCTTCATTTCCGGGGCCTGTGACGCCAGTGCCAAGCTGTGGGACGTGCGGGAAGGGACCTGCCGTCAGACTTTCACCGGCCACGAGTCAGACATCAATGCCATCTGC TTCTTCCCCAACGGAGAGGCCATCTGCACGGGCTCGGACGATGCCACCTGCCGCCTGTTCGACCTGCGGGCGGACCAGGAGCTGATTGCCTACTCCCACGAGAGCATCATCTGTGGCATCACGTCTGTGGCCTTCTCCCTCAGCGGACGCCTGCTCTTTGCTGGCTATGATGACTTCAACTGCAATGTCTGGGACTCCTTGAAGTGCGAGCGTGTGG GGATCCTCTCGGGTCATGACAACAGGGTGAGCTGCCTGGGGGTCACAGCAGATGGAATGGCTGTGGCCACTGGTTCCTGGGACAGCTTCCTCAAGATTTGGAACTGA